In the genome of Melitaea cinxia chromosome 4, ilMelCinx1.1, whole genome shotgun sequence, the window taattatcatcatcatatatattaatatgctaaggttaagatgtttgctttgcttttttagaaaaaaacctcaccattacttcacataaattatatatcattttatagataactagctgacccggcgaacttagtatcgcctaacacaaactttatcatatggtattaaagttcaaattgacttttaaatattatcacaaatcttttgtatgggagtatagaaaagtgttgtttttagactttttcaggaaatttaatttttttttttttttagaatttttctctccgtaagaaccatcctcgtacttcaaggaatattttaaaaaaagaattagcgaaatcggtccaaccgttctcgagttttgcgcttagtaacacattcagcgactcatttttatattatagataacttGTTCTATCGGCatctacaacaaaaaaataaagtatttaataatgaaGGCTAGGTATGCTTTAAGGAGAAGAAggatattttttcctcaaatcaatgCGGGTGAAACCGTGGGGCCTAGCtagcttattaataaaatgttaaaaatatgtattagttCAGTtctattctaattttttttttattttaacaccaTCAACCAGAACAAGAGATTTTTTACCCATTTAACCAATTATACTAAATTAGCTACTAgctgttaaaatataatgtatatttaggtATATGAAAAAGTTGCTTTTCTACATTCAGTGATAGTATAAACGAATGGGGAGTAAGGATTCATATTGCGGGTcgcatgtctcttctgccagaAGATTTGCGAGCAACATTAGCTAAAGCAGTGTTGGCTACAAGGAAAAATAACAAACTGCACCTTAATATTGCATATGCGTATACCGGTATGTTatctgtaattatatatatttttaaatttatttcttataaaattctatttgatattgttttctaatgtttacgtgaatttcgcttatttataataaaacgacttttttcggattttatactatatatttcACAGACTATACAGTAACCATGGTCACAAGAGGACTTCAGTTTGATCCAAACTAATTTTGagatagtaattaaaaatactattaattctAAGATATTGAAAATGTCCATAAATTAGTATAGACATGTGTTGTTTTGTATTACCTTTTGttgatttagaaaaaatatttaatagtcaATCACATTATTTTGAGAAAAGTTCTCGATATAGACTAAAAACATTGCCACTCCTATTAATGTGGAGTTCTAGtgttacaatatataaatatataatgttaatgttagctttaagttttttatgcataaataaataaataaataataaaaataaataaatatactgtcATACACTTACatgtattacaatttttaagctATCTTCTCTAGTAGCTTAGACACAAGCTAAGCTTTTAAATTTGCAATAACTATAGCTTTCTAGTTGTTTCTATTTAACTTACTTATAAATGTCTTGATAGGTCGTGATGAAATAAGCAGAGCTGCCTCTCACATAGTGGACGGTgtcaataataatgaaatatcacCTGATGATATAGATGAAGATCTTGTCTCTCAAGCCATGGACTTTGGAGAACCCGAACTATTGATAAGAACATCTGGTGAAGTGAGGCTCTCTGATTTTATGCTGTGGCAGGTAATGCATGATACGTTATTGTATATTTGATTCTAATATTATGGTAAATTTTTCGAGTATCCAAAATTATTAGTGTCATTAAATTGATAATGCAGCAGTCAGTCAGTCACAGGACACTCAATCTATCGTACAGTCTCATGTAATCATAATTAATCGCCTGTAGGACAACTGTAGGATAAGTGTAATGCATGTTGTTTAAAAAAGGCATGACTATTTTAGATCCtgtggatgttaattttaaattaaaaaaagatcacAACACAACAAACACAGTAGAATCAAATCATTGTCGCTTTACTAAATTGAggaaaaagtataaataaaagatatatcaTAGAATTTGACAAAATTCATTCATAAAAattcattcataaaaaaatcattcttaCTTTTAATGATTCTGTGTATCCTTTGCAGGTGTCTAATACGGTACTTTACTTTAGTGAAGTTTTGTGGCCCGAATTTACAATATGGAACTTTTTGATAGCCATTATACATTTCCAAAGACATGCACCACCATTACAAGAAGACAAAGAAAAAACTCcaattcaaatacaatttttgaaaaatttagaaCTTAAGAAAACGCGCGAATGGGAACATATTCTCGGCTATTagattaaataatgtaattatgtaatttattttagaaaggactttaaatttaatctttgcaCTTTGATGCGAGACTGCAGAAAattctaattgtttttttttttttttttctaagaataCTTGAAATTCTTCTTACTTAGCAACTGttcatgtaaatataaaaaaaaatttataaataataataacaatagtatGTAGATGAGAAAGATATGCTTGTAGTtacttaaataaacatattttcatttattacattggctttatatttaatgtttttatgattgaaaaaaaaatctgattatTAACATAAAGTGATCTAAAACCAACTTggtgttttttaatgaaatgaataatTGACAGACATAcgtatattatgatattatattttatatatgttatatagattatatagatattagataaattagaactttttttttcaacaaccACTACTAACTTGCATGTTTTCGTAATCTTGGAATTTAGATAATGTaaccaaatttcatttttaggttaatttaatttttttatactttaaggctaaaatcataaaatcaaaagttattaaggatgtttaagttttttttcacAGGTCCTTTATATTgcggttttatttaaaaaaaaatccaggtataaaaaaaaactatgtatattaaaagtattaattttattaaaaataataacttaaactAGAACTAACACAGTATGAAAAGTCATCATGTATTGCTATACATCCTACAAATTAGTTATTGCATTATTTTcaagtacaaatataaaaaaaaattgtactgttAATACTACTTTCCTTTCACTGTGTATTTGGAATATGTTTTAGTTGGATCGTAGGGCTCCCATCTAGATGCAGGAAAGATATGTTTGTTTCTTTCATACCAAGatctgaaaacaataaaaataaggcattataatttaatatagataatttgCAGAATTCAACACAACAaactttacaatatttttactatattaattaacacttttatgaatgaaaatgaatcaCAGAAACGGACGCATAACACCCAAATGATTCCGCCaaatttggtaatttttttgtgctaagtatatttatagtatTCTCTGGAcaagataatataaaacaaaatttaaaaaatcaagatATTTACGAATAAAATATGGTGAtactagtttatttaaaattaacaatttacctTAAAAGTACTTTCCCCGCATGTGAATCTTGTTTCTCTTGTGTGGCATCGTTTACTAATCTCACATCATCTGAGGCATCAAACTGGAACAGGGGACCGCTCTTACCTCTTGCctgtaatgtaataatattaaccatagaaaatattttgtctaCCAACAATAGAAAATGTGAAAATGTTGAGActatattttgtattctatgttGGGAGTTATACtaacgcgttggtgcaacggtccaAGCACTGGCTAgtgtctgttgcgctggcagttgcagattcaatccccgcacatgacaaacatttatattggccatataaatgtttgctgtagtctgggtgtttgtacagtcttTGTGTGTCTCCCCGTTGTGCCTCGGAGAGGATGATAAGctgtctgtcccggttgttatcatgtacaccttgatagcgatcgttactcatagtagggaatatatccgccaacctgcattggatcagtgtggtggattaagctctgatccttctcctacatggggaaagaggcctatgcccagcattgtAATGTTACAGGCATGGGAGTTATAAATGTTAGTGTTCTAGCTATATAGATACGCTTTAGTATTATAGATGTGTGTTAGTTTACAAGCAAAAAATACGACTcgaatttacatcgacaagtaataaaatgaaaatgcaCAATATATGTACTTTATAAAACTACTTGACTTTACACCgtctttttaataaagaatcatcaaaattggtaaaaacatttagaagtttttgttttgaaaattttaaaagctgtttttgactcatttgttttaatttattttttattttagagaaaGTATTTTAGAAGAGTACAGAAGGAACACGAGTTAAACTCTTATACCTTAGTAACTATAAAGTCATAGAATGTGTAGTGGTGCGGCAAAATCAGGTCCTCCTTGACATACATAAGTTGATCAGCCGTTACTGTTTTCAGCTCACTAAATTCCGGTCTCAGTGTATCCAAACATCTTTGAAGAAATTGATATATAGAATTGCCTacgaaaaaattttaaataattatttaaaatttttgtttgactGTTTGTGCCTCATAGTTTCAATAAATTTAGACTAGATCGAGTACAAATTTAGTTACAAGTTTTTAAGCATGAAAGCTTGATTGTAAAACTAACAAAATTTTCGCTTGATATATTTTGCATATACTACATAGCATCGCATAGCATCTAATAAGATATTGAAGTATTAGAAAtcccaaaatattcattgtggTAATTAAAGTGGAAATTTTGGGATATAAACTTTCAAGTGATaagatttaaaacataaaaagttCAAACccccattaataaaaaaggaCTTGTTTCAACTGCAATATGCAACTGTATTAACTCCTTAAGAATGATTTCTGTGATATTTAAGTGTAAGTTTTTTTGCAAAAGACATTGCACAGTAAAACATTACTCTAAATGCAGGCCTCAGCATCACTGCTTAGCATTACTGTTTTACACAATTTCACACGCcacaaattttatataacatgGGCCTTAGTATATTTTGTTGAGGAGTAAGCTCCAATAAAAACTATGTTATTTATTGTCATTACTGACTACAGtgatttaaataacttttcatAGAAATACCTTTTTTTAGCGTGACATTTCTCCTATGGCCAGATCCATCCCAGTAGCTGAATGTAACAGTAATGGGCTCATCCTTGAGGCTCGCTTGGGTCATCACCCATTCTAATCTGAGCTCCTCTCTTAGTTTTAAATCAGCCTCCTCTCGTTCTCTGTCAGGTAAAAATGATGTATCTACatctggatttttttttatttttttacatacctgtaaattattttttggaaaTATTCCTTcaattagtttatatatatatataatcagtcatgaatttttttattccttaaaaaatttgtaatatttagaaattattatgaaaaacatCACAAGATAGAGTGTTACGGGTccaattgtatattattagatGTGTCAATCAATCTATAAATGGCTGATTTATTTGACAAGAGTCAACTCTAGTGTCAGcttgtaattatatattcaaatacATAGTCACTAGCTGACTGAAGACCATTCCCATGAACTACAATATTAAGTTTTCATAAGCAATAAGAGACATACATTAAAAAGCAACTGTTGGGTAATCATGAAAGtagtaatattaaacaaaaccaAACAAACTGACGTACCGTTTCATCCTTGTCTCTCCAAGTAGCTTCTggtttttcttcttcttcttcatcctCTTCTCCATCTTCATTTAAATCAAAAGATAGCGCCTGAAtctataatacaataaattattcataaacaatcatcatttcagcctattgcagtccactggccataggcctccacaagttcgcgtcaaaaatggcgtgaactcacgtattttacccatagtcacacATACAGTAGGTGAGTTGGTGACcatagggctggctttgtcgcaccgaagacgctgctgcccgtctacggcctgtgtatttcaaagccagcagttggatggctatcccgccatcgattgactttataagttccaaggtagtgaAACTATGTTATCTCTCTACgactagtcgcctcttacgacacccacgggaagagtgagggtggctatattctttaatgccgtaatcacacagcataAACAATAGAAACACttaataacaaaacatttgttataaattctTCAAACTTACCTGtcttttttgcttatttttttgcGCTTGTTTAGCTTCTATTTCTTTTTGGCGTTCCTTCTCTTTTTCAGCTTTTTTTTGGGCTAactttttctctctttctcggACTATATGTTCCTGTTTTGCTTTCATTTCATCGAGTGTTACTAAACCAATAGTGGAGCTTTTTAGTTGTTGTTCAACTGCATCATAATGTGTGGCGAACTTGTTTTCGATATTGTCTATCTTGAGATCCTCTTCTATTTTCTTCTTTCGGAATTCTATTTCTTGCTGTGCTTTTTCTCGTTTCTTCATTAAGTGCATGGCTCTACCAGCTT includes:
- the LOC123670289 gene encoding dehydrodolichyl diphosphate synthase complex subunit DHDDS; the protein is MSTWIKENCTSFIHLFCIKVLKTGRIPQHVAFIMDGNRRFARKKNVNTTAGHTKGFEKLSEVLKWCLDLGIPEVTAYAFSIENFKRSKEEVDSLMALAREKFERLIDEIDSINEWGVRIHIAGRMSLLPEDLRATLAKAVLATRKNNKLHLNIAYAYTGRDEISRAASHIVDGVNNNEISPDDIDEDLVSQAMDFGEPELLIRTSGEVRLSDFMLWQVSNTVLYFSEVLWPEFTIWNFLIAIIHFQRHAPPLQEDKEKTPIQIQFLKNLELKKTREWEHILGY
- the LOC123670288 gene encoding protein FAM50 homolog, with the protein product MAHYKGAASEAGRAMHLMKKREKAQQEIEFRKKKIEEDLKIDNIENKFATHYDAVEQQLKSSTIGLVTLDEMKAKQEHIVREREKKLAQKKAEKEKERQKEIEAKQAQKNKQKRQIQALSFDLNEDGEEDEEEEEKPEATWRDKDETVCKKIKKNPDVDTSFLPDREREEADLKLREELRLEWVMTQASLKDEPITVTFSYWDGSGHRRNVTLKKGNSIYQFLQRCLDTLRPEFSELKTVTADQLMYVKEDLILPHHYTFYDFIVTKARGKSGPLFQFDASDDVRLVNDATQEKQDSHAGKVLLRSWYERNKHIFPASRWEPYDPTKTYSKYTVKGK